A single window of Channa argus isolate prfri chromosome 2, Channa argus male v1.0, whole genome shotgun sequence DNA harbors:
- the tacr2 gene encoding substance-K receptor produces MDAESLIQHMERAVEATSLPSSPTTDWLDDGNGTAENQFQQPDWQVALWAIAYSFIILVSITGNVTVIWIILAHRRMRTVTNYFIVNLAFSDVSMATFNTLFNFVYALHNDWYFGLGYCRFQNFFPITAMFSSIYSMAAIAVDRYMAIIHPLKPRLSSTSTKVLIALIWIVAILLAFPQCYYSVTRFYFPRTVCMVDWPDDYGGKHQLSYQYALILLIYLLPLLVMLVTYSLVGRSLWGGHIPGEASDHYHSQITAKRKVVKMMVVVVVTFALCWLPYHIYFILGSFNRDIYKQQYIQQVYLAIFWLAMSSTMYNPIIYCCLNQRFRAGFRHAFAWCPFIKVSEEDRMELQHTHTFRVTMTRSHRRSSSHTRTSIKTNSFDTSLAVTNELNTKSDACVKLKSHSSSKTYSVRSAHVVKWPNDTQATAAKLVNNN; encoded by the exons ATGGACGCCGAAAGTCTCATTCAACACATGGAACGAGCCGTGGAGGCCACTTCATTGCCGTCATCACCGACCACCGACTGGCTGGATGATGGAAACGGGACAGCTGAGAACCAGTTCCAGCAGCCCGACTGGCAG gTGGCTCTGTGGGCTATAGCCTACTCCTTCATCATCCTGGTGTCCATTACTGGAAACGTCACAGTGATCTGGATCATCCTCGCTCACAGACGCATGCGGACTGTAACCAACTACTTCATCGTCAACCTGGCGTTCTCTGATGTTTCCATGGCGACCTTCAACACGCTTTTTAACTTTGTCTATGCGCTTCACAACGACTGGTACTTTGGCCTGGGATACTGCCGATTCCAGAACTTCTTCCCCATCACTGCCATGTTTTCATCAATATACTCCATGGCTGCCATTGCAGTGGACCG GTACATGGCCATCATCCACCCTCTGAAGCCTCgtctctcctccacctccacaaAAGTTTTGATTGCTCTGATTTGGATTGTAGCGATCCTGTTGGCTTTCCCTCAGTGCTACTACAGCGTGACGAGGTTTTACTTCCCCAGAACCGTGTGCATGGTCGACTGGCCCGACGATTATGGAGGAAAACATCAACTAAG TTACCAGTATGCACTTATATTACTGATCTACCTGCTCCCTCTGCTGGTGATGCTGGTGACCTACAGTTTGGTCGGCCGGTCATTGTGGGGGGGTCACATCCCTGGGGAGGCTTCAGATCATTACCACAGCCAGATCACAGCCAAACGAAAG GTGGTGAAGATGatggttgtggtggtggtgacCTTTGCCCTCTGCTGGCTGCCCTACCACATCTACTTCATACTGGGATCATTTAACAGAGACATTTATAAACAGCAGTACATTCAACAG gtGTATCTGGCCATATTCTGGTTGGCGATGAGTTCCACCATGTACAATCCTATAATTTACTGTTGTCTAAACCAAAG GTTTCGTGCTGGTTTCCGTCACGCGTTTGCTTGGTGTCCCTTCATCAAAGTGTCAGAGGAGGACAGGATGGAACTGCAGCACACGCACACTTTCAGAGTCACTATGACGCGCAGCCATCGCCGTAGCAGCTCACACACTCGCacctcaataaaaacaaactcctTTGACACAAGCTTGGCTGTCACCAATGAGCTGAACACAAAGAGCGATGCCTGCGTGAAGCTTAAAAGTCACTCGTCCTCAAAAACATACAGCGTGCGCAGCGCACATGTAGTGAAGTGGCCAAACGATACACAGGCAACAGCAGCCAAACTTGTGAACAACAACTGA